The sequence CTCAAAGTACTTCTCTGCAACTGAGGCAACCCCTAAAAGGGCTGACGGCTAAAGACTGTCTACCAATAGCACCTCATTAGTTTAAGGTAAAATATCCTTCTATGAGGGGGGATCTGGGCAACATTTCACAGCGCCTACCACATTGAGTTCCTCTGCACAAAAACAGAAGATATTTCCAAAGTCCTTTCACAGTTACCATTTTTCCCCAAAATGAGAATATTAAGAAATAATGCTAGATGAAATACATTCAGACTTTTCTGACTTCACTTTCTAAAGTGACCAAAAATTTCCATCCATTATTGATCTTTCTTTAACTCATACTGCCTGAAAGTACTTTGAAAATCATGTAAAAAGTGGttcataatttgttttctttaaatatgcacTCTTCATAGTAAAATCCTTTTGATTCTACCTTTATATGTGcataagtatatttatatattacaaatcttattaaaaagacaaagataataatttttaaattgacacaattgaaataaagaaaaataaaatttccaacagattattattttatagcaCAAATCTCACTTGCAGAAACACCAGCTTGGACTCCTGCCTTACTTCCAACATGGCAATTCTTTTCAACAACTTCAAGTAGGCAATACTTTATCTTTTCCTGAActcctttaaaaaacacaagCTTATGAACTTACTCTATATCCTATTTTAATGTTATATCATGCTGTGCTTTTACCTTGCTGGTATTTCCCATTCCCTTTTCATGAAGGCTCATGTGTATATTTGTATTCTCTTTCCATCAATTTTACCCACATCCACTGTACCCAgcctccaaaatattttttttttcagttttaggcACACCATCAACTCATTTAGAGTTGAAAATGGCATGTTTTTAATATTGGCTAAAATCAATCACTTAGTTAAACAATATCAAATTCGAACACAAACCCACCTGATACCCAAATTCAGAATCTGGAGTTACTTCTGCAAGAACAGTTTGGAAATATGTTAGTTTCTTGTTTGTAGAGGCATACTGTGAATATTTAGTAGACGCCTTACTTTATTGATGTTTTAAAGTAGGGTGTACTGAAACCTCAGGGTTATCTTGGCTTTAATGCCATGCTATTCTACTCTACATTTGACTTCTGAACATATTAAATCAAATttacaaacaatagtgtggtgaaggcctcaggtggggaaggggtgggaggaaggggataAATAAGGGGAcactgggggacatctgtaatactttcaacattgataataaataagaaaatcctGACACCCTCTAGCCTCAACttccccctctgtaaaatggggatgaccaAGGTATCTACCGCATGAGGACAACACATTAAGATTCTTAAATTATCATCTGGTCTCAGACTTAAGTTTAAGCCGGGGCTCTGCCTGTTCCTACTGAGggatgcctcagtttccccctctggaaAGAGACATAGTTCATTTTCTGATGCCCCTGGGGACTGTTTTGAGACTCAGCTGCTTCCTATAACGACCCCCATTTTTTAAGcactttctgtgtgccaggctctggctgTGCCTGATCTATGTGCCTGTTTGCTCATCTGAAAATAGAGCTATTAGGTAGAAAGATTCAAACCAGAGAACATGGGTGGAGCTCCCTGCATCATGCCTAATACTAGAAGCAAGCTGTGGTGAGCCCTGTCCTTCCAAGTCCTATTTAACACATCTAGCACTTGTattgcacacagcaggtgctcaataaatgccctCTTTGGAATTAAATAAACCCAGGATCTAACCATAGCTCTAGGGTCTTGGATATGTTACTTTCTCCTCCTGAGCCTTGGTTTGCCCATCTGAGAAATGGGCTCACCATGGGCACTGGGCAGGATCAGCACCCGGCACCTAGCAGAGCCTAAGACTAAGTGGCCAGTATGGCAAATGTTGGGTAGAGTGTTCTTACCTTGGTGGGGTGGCAATGACCTTGCTCCCTGGCAGTTCAGTGGGCCAAACTACCCTTCAAATTGtgatacccctcccccacccatgaCCTCCCCCCCAGAGTGGCCAGTGGAACCCTGAGGGGTCTTTGAGGTCACCCCATTAAGCTCCACAAACACTCTCAtggggcagcagccacttgcTGTCTCTGTCCCTGAAAAGCTGCTGAGACCCTGGGACTAAAGAGCTGTGGTCAGGAAGAAGCTCCTGAGAGGGACACGGAGCATTGGGAACCAAGGACACTCCAAGTGCTGACCCGGGGAGGCCAGAACCAGGGGCAAAATCTTGTGGGCCTGCAGAGTGTCATTCAGCAGTTCCGAGAGGTCCACCGCCACCAGGTCACCATGGTCCTCGGCTGGCTACTGCTCCTGGTGATGGCTATCCCCATAGTCATGACAGGCACCATGGACTGCATCTTCTGTGAGCTGACTGACTCGTCCAACTACCCTGGCATCCCCATGACCTTTGGCAAAGACAAAGAGTGCCTCATGGGCGAAGGGACGGCGCGAGGCCTTGGCCTCATCATCAAAAAAGGCACCATGGACATCAGTTCATACCGTCGCCTTGAAGAGCCTGTCACCTACCAGGGCATCACCTACAGCCTCACCTTTACCTGCCATTATGGGGAACTGTGTAACAGGGCCCCCAACCCCGCAGGCAGCCTGAAGGCGGGGGCCACCTGCCTGGCGCTGGGCATGCTGGTGCTGCTTCATTGACTGTGaccagcgtggagggcagagcctggggctgGTCTCAGGGTTCCACTGCTCCTTgtggctcctgccctcccccctcccccttcccccattaAATGACCAGAGGCcctagacaaaaaataaaatggtaatgatGATAAAACTGTACAGTACTTTTTCATGGGAATGATAGTGTAACTAACTGACTTTAGAAATAAGTAATAGTTCTCATGCTTTTAGAGCTAAGAGGAGTGATGAGTTGAGAAAATTATTCAGATAATCTAGGACCAGAggccatattttttttaactgctttcaaaaataaagagcaTGATTAGCTGAAGTGCATGTAGATTTTCTAACAATTATCTTTCTTGAAAGTATtaacagatgttcccttttttcgTCCACTGACCCCTTCCAACCTGTACCTGCCACCCCAAGcctactgcactattgtctgtgtccatgggttgtgcatatatgcatataagtttttcagttaatctcttcctgctcctctcccctccgTCTCTCTGAGATACctgagtctgttccatgcttccatgtctctgtctATTtagttcatctgtttattttgttcattagattccacacataagtgaaatcatatgcctactacactgctggtgggaatgcagactagtgcagccactgtggaaaacagtatggagtttcctcaaaaaattaaaaatggaactcccatttgacccaatgatctcacttctaggaatatatcctaagaagtctgaaacaccaaccagaaataTTATATGCGgtgctatgttcatagcagcacaatttacaatagttaagatctggaaacagctcaagtgcccatcagcagatgagtggataaaaaagttgtggacACACATTtgttacacaatggaatactatgcagaagtaaaaaataaggttatcttaccctttgtgacaacatgaaggtcctggagagtgttatgcttagcaaaataaggctgtcagataaagacaagtatcacatcactagatcagtgatggtgaacctatgacacgtgtgtcagcactgacacgcgtagccatttctgatgacacgcggccgctgaggcggccgcatgccgaggatgaaacatttgctgctcctgaggatgaaacatttgcgactagagtcttgtaactctaagactctagtcgcaaatgtttcatccttccctattagacactctactccagaggtctgtaggccaaaacaacagaagtccggcacaagCTTCTAGTTCTGGGACTCCCAGTTAAgtcgggatctttgccctcacttctgccagcagagcagggagcagcggaacgcagcgggggatgcatctctggggaccctgccattaccagtaaccaaataacagttaaccatagcaaccattatctactgttctggggtgtcatggatttctaatccatcattactgagataagtgagggggaggctgggagaggcgagggatgctatgggtgccgtttcccgccattagaaatagcagcagcccttttaattcacataaggaacaccaccttgctccatagtgcagactccatttcaccactattactgttgtgcatccttattaacccctatttctgcttattaaccctgccctttcctaaaagacagttatatgcaccattttgtggttagttaggctagttaacccctaattgcctgcaggcctaacaagctatctataattctatcttctgtcactgcccccctgatggagaacccaaaaaataaaaaaactaaggttaagtaaaggaagtggtagtagcagtggctgaccctttcaagagacatggaccgagatgtatggttttatagaaaaaaaaatggcagatcattttgtgttctatgtactgaaacggtagtaagcagaacgtggaatataaatagacattttgaaactaatcattcccagctcttggaaaaaaagtgaggatgaaaggaaggaatacatttccaggcagctacacctttataagagccaatctaattccatccttaaatttatgaaaggctctacaaatttaacatctgcaagtctgagcattgctcactctatagctcagcatggaaaagcgctcagtgagggagaatttattaaagaaactctgctaagatgtgcaccagttctatttcacaatatgcagaataaagatgcaattattaagaaaatatctgaattaccactcagtagaaatatcatgaaagaccgaataatgagactgaacacaaacgtacaacatcaattaaagggagacataaggaagtgtaaatatttttcgatctctcttgatgaaactactgatgtcacatcacatgctcacttggccattattggtcgatattctgatggtctcacaatgagagaagagttgataaagttagtatcagtgtcaacaagtaaattaggaagcgaaatatgtaaggttgttatacaaacatttcgtgaccaaAGCATTGacatctctaaagttgtgtcagtgatgacagatggggcaccaaatatggtggagaaaaaagtcggatttgtcaaattgtttacggaagctattggacatctgattgtgtcttttcattgtattatccatcaggaggctttatgtgccaaggcaggattcaccgacttaatgtcagttgttacaaaaatagttaatttaatagctgctcgcccccttcacaagcgagaattttcagcacttttactggaggttgattccacctacagtggactgctgatgtacaataatgtaagatggctgagccgaggcaaagttcttgagtgctttgtggagtgctttgaggaaattaaggtatttcttgacgataaggatctgggaaactttcctcagcttaatgatgataagtgggtcaacaccctgatgttttttacacatctctctgttcatattaatgaactgaactttaagttacaaggttttggcaaaagtattgacgttatgtttggatacataaaagcttttgaaagtaaagttaaaattttcaagcgagatgtagaaactaaaacttataagtattttccttgagtaacaaagtattttgagaaggccagtgcagctgtacaaaatgaaatggaactcttgcatatgaagtgccagcatgttttagactcgttacttgaccagtttagtgatagatttagtcaatttagaagtctagaacagaccatgaaaataattaagtatcctgatgtagtagtctacagtagtttggaattaaatggtttccaatggatgcaaattgatgatttggagatgcaacttgcagaatttcaagacagtatctgggctcaggtgtttgtcaacttgaggtcaaagcttgagaatctggaaaggtgccacttggagaatcaagaggagtgccactacgaacaggaaatttggagtgcctggaaccgactaccagacacttttagcaccctgaaaaatatagcaatggctttactcacaatttttccctctacatacttttgtgaggccttattctcagcattaaataatatcaaaaccaacaaaagaaacagattgacagatgaagttagtagcgcttgcttgggcctgaagtgtacaaaatatcaaccttcaattgaagatttagccaatgaaattcagcaacaaaaaaagtcactaataggcaggttagttaaagaattccccctccccctcacttagcttagttcacggcaccccacacaagctaaataaaatcaagaccaacaaaagaaaccgactgacgtgtgaacaaagaagtcactaaacAAGTAAGTTAagtatttagtttttggtttattaaatacaattatatataacaattataatttatgttatttaaactataaatatcgcgaaataatgttttctcctcaaagtgacacactacccgagttatgctcagtttttttggcgaagtttgacacatcaagctcaaaaggttgcccatcactgatctagatatTTTAAGACTTCTTGTATCACATTATCTAGTTGTTTTCAAACTTCCATGACTAATAGAAATACCTGCCACCCTCAGactaattaaatcagaatctctgggggtggGCCTCAGGCACTGGTAATCTTTTAAAGTTCCCTGAGAACTATTGACAAAATAGAATGATCCATTCTACCACATGATTTTATTGGGTGAGTGTCCAAATTACAAAGGAGGGAGTAAGATTTCCatcattcacagatgacataatattgtacatagaaaaacctaaatactccataaaaaaactactggaTTTAATAAATGGATACAAAATcaaagtaacaggatacaaaatcaacatccagaaatcgATGGCACTTGTCTATACAAAtgatgaactctcagaaagagaaactaaaaacaacaacaacaacaacaaaaacaatcccatttaccattgcaacaataataaaagtaagATACCCTGGAATAACCTTAACCAAGGCGGGAAGTAGTCAGTTTTTTCACTATTATGATGTTAGCTATAGATTATCAGGTTAAAGAAGTTCACTTGTATTCTTATTTCACTGAgagtatttttttatctttattgagaatattacagatgcccccactctccccctccacccagttctctccctatcccaggccttcaccacactattgtatgtatgcatataatttatttggttaatctcttcctgactACCCTTCCCCACAACAGATTCTCAGTCTGTCCCACGCTTCCATGTCTCTAGACCTATTTAGTTAGTCAGTATATtatgtttattagattccacttataagtaaGATCATGGGACATTTCCCTATTTCTGATTGGCTTACTTCACTCAGCAT comes from Eptesicus fuscus isolate TK198812 chromosome 1, DD_ASM_mEF_20220401, whole genome shotgun sequence and encodes:
- the LOC103297872 gene encoding sperm acrosome membrane-associated protein 4-like, whose amino-acid sequence is MVLGWLLLLVMAIPIVMTGTMDCIFCELTDSSNYPGIPMTFGKDKECLMGEGTARGLGLIIKKGTMDISSYRRLEEPVTYQGITYSLTFTCHYGELCNRAPNPAGSLKAGATCLALGMLVLLH